One Arthrobacter sp. FW306-07-I genomic window carries:
- a CDS encoding endo-1,4-beta-xylanase — translation MKVAKTLAAAVLASAFALPTALPALAGGNDTPQPPGLAKQDTLRWAAPKDLRIGTAVAGGGHHETMPYPNPFTFDQQYRSVLASEFSSVSPENQAKWEFIHPQRDQYRFAEMDAIVEFAQQHGQVVRGHTLFWHSQNPAWLEQGNFSKEELRSILKDHITTVVGRYAGKIQQWDVANEILNGDGTLRTSDNIWIRELGPEIIADAFRWAHEADPAAKLFFNDYGVESINPKSTAYVALISKLLAEGVHVDGFAVQGHLSTQYGFPGDLKANLQRFDDLGLETAVTEIDVRMNIAAGTKPTEAQLAKQASYYQQALEACLNVEDCKSFTIWGFNDKYSWVPVFFSGQGEATVMWEDYTRKPSYYALQSTLLQANPGGGARDAHHPAYQQ, via the coding sequence ATGAAGGTTGCCAAGACTCTCGCCGCTGCAGTGCTTGCCTCGGCGTTCGCCCTTCCCACGGCACTACCTGCCCTGGCCGGCGGGAACGACACCCCGCAGCCGCCGGGACTGGCCAAGCAGGACACCCTGCGCTGGGCCGCGCCAAAGGATTTGCGCATCGGTACCGCCGTCGCCGGCGGCGGCCACCACGAGACCATGCCGTACCCCAATCCCTTCACCTTCGACCAGCAGTACCGCAGCGTCCTGGCCTCCGAGTTCAGCTCGGTCTCACCGGAAAACCAGGCAAAGTGGGAATTCATCCACCCGCAGCGGGACCAGTACCGTTTCGCAGAGATGGACGCGATTGTGGAATTCGCCCAACAGCACGGACAGGTGGTCCGGGGCCACACGTTGTTCTGGCACAGCCAAAACCCGGCCTGGCTGGAGCAGGGCAACTTCAGCAAGGAGGAACTCCGGTCCATCCTTAAGGACCACATCACCACTGTTGTTGGCCGGTATGCGGGCAAGATCCAGCAGTGGGACGTCGCCAACGAGATATTGAACGGTGACGGCACATTGCGGACCTCGGACAATATTTGGATCCGCGAACTTGGCCCGGAGATCATCGCCGACGCCTTCCGGTGGGCGCATGAGGCTGATCCCGCCGCCAAACTTTTCTTCAACGATTACGGCGTAGAAAGCATCAACCCGAAAAGCACCGCGTATGTGGCCCTCATCTCCAAGCTCCTCGCAGAGGGCGTGCACGTGGATGGCTTCGCGGTCCAGGGCCACCTCAGCACGCAGTACGGCTTCCCGGGTGACCTGAAGGCGAACCTCCAGCGCTTCGATGACCTCGGCCTGGAGACGGCGGTGACGGAAATCGATGTCCGCATGAACATCGCTGCCGGGACCAAGCCCACGGAGGCGCAGCTGGCAAAGCAGGCAAGCTACTACCAGCAGGCGCTCGAAGCATGCCTCAATGTCGAAGACTGCAAGTCCTTCACAATTTGGGGCTTCAACGACAAGTACTCGTGGGTTCCCGTCTTCTTCAGCGGTCAGGGTGAAGCTACGGTGATGTGGGAGGACTACACGCGCAAGCCCTCGTACTACGCACTGCAGTCCACCCTTCTTCAGGCGAACCCCGGCGGCGGCGCCCGCGACGCCCACCACCCCGCCTACCAGCAGTAG
- a CDS encoding mandelate racemase/muconate lactonizing enzyme family protein: protein MKITNLDTVVVDFYRTNLVFVRLRTDEGLTGIAEATLEGQEHAVRGAVAVLADAVRGKDPTRITQTIYEVNRDAYWRGGPVSMTALSALEMAMWDVSARALDVPVHRMLGGQVRDRVRAYANGWFSGAKTPEDFAQAAVQTVAQGFRGLKWDPFEAADLILEPRDLRRMLEPVAAVREAVGDDVELFIEGHGRFDVPTAIRVAREIEQFQPVFFEEPCPPDGIDALIEVRSKSPVPIAAGERWMGRNTFIPALARNAVDYVQPDVTHAGGLLELSFISTLAAAHYVPFAPHNPSGPLSTAATLQLGATLPNFRYLEIMATDVPWRSEISNERLQLTDEGDVLIPEGVGLGIELDLDAIAERPYTPHPMRIFTDAVADIRPPDARSYFNLATAAGGPAIGGHR, encoded by the coding sequence ATGAAAATCACCAACCTGGACACTGTGGTCGTGGACTTTTACCGGACCAACCTGGTCTTCGTCCGGCTGCGCACCGATGAGGGCCTTACCGGGATAGCGGAGGCCACCCTTGAGGGCCAGGAACATGCAGTCCGCGGAGCCGTGGCGGTCCTGGCCGACGCGGTCCGGGGCAAGGATCCGACTCGAATCACGCAAACCATCTACGAGGTAAACCGCGACGCGTACTGGCGCGGCGGACCTGTGTCGATGACCGCGCTAAGTGCCCTTGAAATGGCGATGTGGGACGTCTCAGCCCGCGCCTTGGATGTGCCAGTCCACCGCATGCTGGGCGGACAGGTCCGTGACCGGGTCCGCGCTTACGCCAACGGCTGGTTTTCCGGCGCCAAAACCCCTGAAGATTTTGCCCAGGCGGCCGTCCAGACAGTTGCGCAAGGCTTCCGGGGACTCAAGTGGGACCCCTTCGAGGCGGCCGACCTCATCCTGGAGCCACGGGACCTGCGGCGCATGCTCGAACCCGTCGCCGCTGTCCGGGAGGCGGTCGGTGATGATGTTGAACTCTTCATCGAAGGACACGGCCGGTTCGATGTGCCCACAGCGATCCGGGTGGCGCGTGAAATCGAGCAGTTCCAGCCGGTGTTCTTCGAAGAGCCGTGCCCGCCTGATGGGATCGATGCGCTCATCGAGGTTCGCAGCAAATCCCCCGTCCCCATTGCAGCGGGAGAGCGCTGGATGGGACGGAATACTTTCATTCCTGCCCTGGCCCGCAACGCCGTTGACTACGTCCAGCCCGACGTCACCCACGCCGGCGGCCTCCTGGAACTTTCGTTCATTTCCACCCTCGCGGCCGCGCATTACGTTCCGTTCGCACCGCATAACCCCAGCGGCCCGCTCAGTACTGCCGCCACCCTGCAACTGGGCGCCACCCTGCCCAACTTCCGCTACCTGGAGATCATGGCGACGGACGTGCCTTGGCGCAGCGAGATCTCGAATGAGCGCCTCCAATTGACGGACGAGGGTGATGTTCTCATCCCCGAGGGCGTTGGCTTGGGCATCGAATTGGACTTGGACGCCATCGCCGAGCGTCCGTACACGCCGCACCCGATGCGGATCTTCACTGATGCGGTCGCTGACATCCGCCCGCCGGATGCCCGCTCCTACTTCAACCTGGCCACTGCAGCCGGGGGCCCCGCCATTGGCGGGCATCGATAA